CAGGGAAAGCAACCCCAAGTTACCCATATGGGTTTGGTAAGATTGAAACAGTTGGTTCATTAGCAGTTTCCTCCATTTTGGCTGCAGCGGGTGTATCTATAGGATGGACTTCATTGTGTGCTGTTGTGGGGCCTATAATTCCTCACACTATTCTTGAAAGCGTATATGCAATCTTTGGCCAAGGCCATAGCCATTCTCATGGTGTCCCAGAAGATGTTACCAATGTAAATGCTGCTTGGATTGCAGCTGCCTCTATTGTTGCCAAGGAGTGGGTGTTTCAAGCTACAAAAAAGATTGCTATAAGTTCACATTCCAATGTTTTAATGGCAAATGCTTGGCATCATCGTGTCGACTCGTTAACGTCTTTAGTAGCTTTGGTTACTATCACAGGAGGTTATATGTTTGATATCCAATGCCTAGATGCAGTAGGTGGGTTGATTGTTTCAGGGTTGGTTATTAAGGCTGGTGCAGATGGGATTATTTCTTCCGTggaagaattaattgataaagcTCTTCCCAAATCAGATTCACGTTACAAAGATGTTAACGATCATATattgaattctttaaaGACTATTGAAGTCCAAGGAAAAGAACAATATTGcactttaaaaaatttgtcTATTATCATGTCTGGTAGAAATATGCTATTAGATATGATTTTAACAGTACCTGAAAATGTACCAATTACTTTACaagatttggaaaaaataagatTCTCTTTAAGAAAcgatttattgaaaaaatttgttaaCATTAAAAAAGACAGTATTGAATTCGAGAATAtaaattccaaatattcaaaCAATCTAACTGAAGATATTTGTGAACACACTCATGAGCACAAATAAAGAAACTACTCCTTC
This genomic stretch from Henningerozyma blattae CBS 6284 chromosome 1, complete genome harbors:
- the TBLA0A02160 gene encoding cation diffusion facilitator family transporter (similar to Saccharomyces cerevisiae MMT1 (YMR177W) and MMT2 (YPL224C); ancestral locus Anc_6.248) is translated as MLLGRLHLRLVPVKGAALREYGLLKTSSIYVSNNNIIIGTQFLGRKDGFSSSCSFHWTARNGHSVLAKSSGDSVKSKEKFSHTHMNESEELEQTHGQSHSHSHSHSEANPMLVLSRDAFKNNPGVRITWIGLGINVAMAAGKAIGGVVFHSQALLADSIHALSDLVSDFLTLFSVGYSTGKATPSYPYGFGKIETVGSLAVSSILAAAGVSIGWTSLCAVVGPIIPHTILESVYAIFGQGHSHSHGVPEDVTNVNAAWIAAASIVAKEWVFQATKKIAISSHSNVLMANAWHHRVDSLTSLVALVTITGGYMFDIQCLDAVGGLIVSGLVIKAGADGIISSVEELIDKALPKSDSRYKDVNDHILNSLKTIEVQGKEQYCTLKNLSIIMSGRNMLLDMILTVPENVPITLQDLEKIRFSLRNDLLKKFVNIKKDSIEFENINSKYSNNLTEDICEHTHEHK